One segment of Bacteroides caecimuris DNA contains the following:
- a CDS encoding efflux RND transporter periplasmic adaptor subunit, translated as MKRSIQLVALLFTVCMGSCTGGKDKAATEEHVDAKPIVKLADVTARPVDQIQDYTATVEAEVKNNIAPSSPVRIDRIFVEVGDRVSKGQKLVQMDAANLKQTKLQLDNQEIEFNRIDELYKVGGASKSEWDASKMQLDVKKTAYKNLLENTSLQSPINGVVTARNYDNGDMYSGGTPVLVVEQITPVKLLINVSETYFTKVKKGTPVDVKLDVYGDEVFTGTIHLIYPTIDAATRTFQVEIRLDNKDQRVRPGMFARATLNFGTSENVVVPDLAIVKQAGSGDRYVFVYKDGKVSYNKVELGRRMGTEYELKSGVPDHSRVVVAGQSRLVNGMEVEVEASSK; from the coding sequence ATGAAAAGAAGTATCCAATTGGTAGCCCTGCTGTTCACTGTGTGTATGGGCTCATGTACAGGTGGAAAAGACAAAGCGGCTACGGAAGAACATGTAGACGCGAAGCCCATTGTGAAGCTGGCAGACGTAACAGCCCGTCCCGTAGATCAAATACAAGATTACACAGCAACGGTGGAAGCTGAGGTAAAGAACAATATAGCCCCTTCGTCCCCCGTACGTATCGACCGGATTTTTGTGGAAGTGGGCGACCGCGTATCCAAAGGCCAGAAACTGGTGCAGATGGATGCAGCTAACCTGAAGCAGACGAAACTGCAACTGGATAATCAGGAAATAGAATTCAACCGTATCGATGAATTATATAAAGTGGGAGGTGCCTCCAAATCAGAATGGGATGCTTCGAAGATGCAACTCGATGTGAAGAAAACCGCTTATAAGAATCTGCTGGAGAATACCTCTTTGCAAAGCCCTATCAATGGTGTAGTCACTGCACGCAACTATGATAACGGCGATATGTACAGCGGTGGCACACCCGTACTTGTAGTAGAACAGATCACTCCCGTAAAACTACTGATTAACGTGTCCGAAACCTACTTCACGAAAGTGAAGAAAGGTACTCCTGTCGATGTGAAACTCGATGTATATGGCGATGAAGTATTTACAGGAACCATCCATCTGATTTACCCTACCATAGATGCCGCTACCCGTACATTCCAGGTAGAGATCAGACTGGATAATAAAGACCAGCGTGTGCGTCCGGGAATGTTTGCCCGTGCGACATTGAACTTCGGTACATCGGAAAACGTCGTTGTTCCCGATTTGGCAATCGTCAAACAGGCAGGTTCCGGCGACCGTTATGTATTTGTTTATAAAGACGGTAAGGTATCTTATAATAAGGTCGAACTAGGTAGGCGCATGGGTACGGAGTATGAGTTGAAATCCGGCGTACCGGATCACTCACGGGTGGTAGTTGCCGGACAGTCACGTTTGGTAAACGGTATGGAAGTAGAGGTGGAAGCCTCTTCCAAATAA